In Planctomycetota bacterium, one genomic interval encodes:
- a CDS encoding alpha/beta hydrolase fold domain-containing protein: MTRHFAIAAVLIALLTTIAPAADRFATDAKPTRLVTYKTVGDVELKLHIFEPAGHKATDHTPAIVFFFGGGWVGGTPAQFYRQAAYLASRGMWAATAEYRVSSRNHTTPIECVKDGKSAMRYVRAHAAELCIDPDKLAAGGGSAGGHVAAATATVTDFNEDGEDTSVSAVPDALVLFNPVYDNSEHGYGYDRVKEYWQKISPMANIEKGMPPAIVFLGTQDKLIPVDTAKAFQKKMQDIGSRSELMLFEGKGHGFFNDGDAYFQTTRAMDIFLTSLGYLKGEPTIGEKPEGDKP; this comes from the coding sequence ATGACGCGCCATTTCGCAATCGCAGCCGTGCTGATCGCTCTGCTCACCACGATCGCGCCGGCGGCGGACCGCTTCGCCACCGATGCGAAACCCACGCGGCTCGTCACGTACAAAACCGTCGGCGATGTCGAGTTGAAGCTGCACATCTTCGAGCCGGCCGGACACAAGGCGACAGATCACACGCCCGCCATCGTGTTCTTCTTCGGCGGCGGGTGGGTCGGCGGCACACCCGCGCAGTTCTACCGGCAGGCGGCGTACCTTGCGTCGCGTGGGATGTGGGCGGCGACGGCGGAGTATCGCGTCAGCAGCCGCAATCACACGACGCCCATCGAATGCGTCAAGGACGGCAAGAGCGCGATGCGATACGTGCGGGCTCACGCCGCGGAACTGTGCATCGACCCCGACAAGCTCGCCGCCGGCGGCGGGTCGGCCGGGGGACACGTCGCGGCGGCGACGGCGACGGTCACCGACTTCAACGAAGACGGCGAAGACACGAGCGTGTCCGCCGTGCCCGATGCGCTTGTGCTGTTCAACCCGGTGTACGACAACTCCGAACATGGCTACGGCTACGACCGCGTCAAGGAATACTGGCAAAAGATCAGCCCGATGGCGAACATCGAAAAGGGCATGCCCCCCGCGATCGTCTTTCTCGGCACGCAGGACAAACTCATCCCCGTCGACACCGCCAAGGCGTTCCAGAAGAAGATGCAGGACATCGGCTCGCGCAGCGAACTGATGCTTTTTGAGGGCAAAGGCCACGGATTTTTCAACGACGGCGATGCGTACTTTCAAACCACCCGCGCGATGGACATCTTTCTCACATCGCTCGGCTACCTCAAGGGCGAACCGACGATCGGCGAAAAGCCCGAGGGAGACAAACCATGA
- a CDS encoding DUF255 domain-containing protein, which yields MMPRTAAPTPTFQPRMTHPPRHFPALLACLMLSMIAVQTRGQLTDPAGFGDAFGAPDATSGSGAREPVVKFDTRWQGEAIAADSEGALAIELDIDPRYHIQLHKPQLDYLVPTDVKVTGLPAGVLVSGVRYPEPHPIVVDFGEGPQKLDFYAGKAAIVVSLHVGPSVAPGKYDLEAATTWQACDDKTCLQPQTTISKVTLTVAPAGTNIAESHDAPFDVLRQPIADVPAGANTLNIPLFGYDFSIDPTKLWLLLLIAFIGGFLLNFTPCVLPLIPIKIMGLSAAAGHRSRCLMLGAVMSGGVVFLWLALGIAIATVSGFTATNQLFQKPWFTIGVGVIIAIMAAGMCGLFAVRLPQKVYMFNPSHDTAFGSFLFGIMTAVLSTPCTAPFMGAAAAWAATQNPAVTLSTFAAIGSGMAFPYLLLSAYPKLIDRMPRTGPASELIKQVMGLFMLAAAAFFVGTGVSGLIVTPPDPPTLAYWYFVGAFIIAAGTWLTWRTIALRPKHRANLITFVLIGLLFIGAGAHLAYWYTRHGPVNWVYYTPERLENAKKDGKFIVLEFTAQWCLNCHALEHAVLFDPRVTAALNSNKVVPIKVDLTGDDNGPGNALLTQQGRRSIPLLVIYAPDGKVVFESDAYTVSQVLEALK from the coding sequence ATGATGCCCCGAACCGCCGCCCCCACACCGACGTTTCAACCACGCATGACTCATCCGCCCCGCCATTTTCCCGCCCTGCTCGCCTGTCTGATGCTCAGCATGATCGCTGTTCAGACGCGCGGACAGTTGACGGACCCGGCGGGGTTCGGCGACGCCTTCGGCGCGCCGGACGCGACTTCCGGGAGCGGGGCGCGCGAGCCGGTGGTCAAGTTCGACACGCGCTGGCAAGGCGAGGCGATCGCCGCCGACTCGGAGGGCGCGCTGGCGATTGAGCTGGACATCGATCCGCGCTACCACATTCAGCTGCATAAGCCGCAGCTTGACTACCTGGTGCCGACGGATGTGAAAGTCACGGGGCTTCCGGCGGGCGTATTGGTGTCGGGCGTGCGATACCCCGAGCCGCACCCGATCGTCGTCGACTTCGGAGAAGGTCCGCAGAAACTCGACTTCTACGCGGGCAAGGCGGCGATCGTCGTGTCGCTGCACGTCGGGCCCAGCGTCGCGCCGGGCAAGTACGACCTCGAAGCGGCGACGACGTGGCAGGCGTGCGATGACAAGACGTGCCTGCAACCGCAGACGACGATCAGCAAGGTCACGCTCACCGTCGCGCCGGCGGGGACGAACATCGCGGAAAGTCATGATGCCCCGTTCGATGTGCTCCGCCAACCGATCGCCGACGTTCCCGCAGGCGCGAACACGCTCAACATCCCGCTGTTCGGCTATGACTTTTCGATTGATCCGACAAAGTTGTGGTTGTTGCTGCTGATCGCCTTCATCGGGGGTTTTCTGCTGAATTTCACGCCATGCGTGCTGCCCCTGATTCCGATCAAGATCATGGGCCTCTCGGCGGCGGCGGGTCATCGCTCGCGCTGCCTGATGCTCGGAGCCGTGATGAGCGGCGGCGTCGTGTTCCTCTGGCTCGCATTGGGCATCGCCATCGCGACCGTCAGCGGGTTCACCGCGACGAATCAGCTTTTCCAGAAGCCGTGGTTCACGATCGGCGTGGGCGTGATCATCGCGATCATGGCGGCGGGCATGTGCGGGCTGTTCGCCGTTCGACTGCCGCAGAAGGTCTACATGTTCAACCCGTCGCACGACACGGCGTTCGGGTCGTTCCTCTTCGGGATCATGACGGCCGTGCTTTCGACGCCGTGCACCGCGCCGTTCATGGGCGCCGCCGCCGCATGGGCCGCCACGCAGAATCCCGCCGTCACGCTCTCGACCTTCGCCGCCATCGGGTCGGGCATGGCGTTCCCCTACCTGCTGCTCTCGGCGTACCCGAAGCTCATCGACCGCATGCCCCGCACCGGACCGGCCAGCGAATTGATCAAGCAGGTGATGGGTCTGTTCATGCTCGCCGCCGCGGCGTTCTTCGTCGGCACCGGCGTCTCGGGCCTGATCGTGACGCCGCCCGATCCGCCGACGCTCGCCTACTGGTACTTCGTCGGCGCGTTCATCATCGCCGCCGGGACCTGGCTGACCTGGCGCACGATCGCACTCAGACCCAAACACCGCGCGAATCTCATCACCTTCGTCCTGATCGGCCTGCTGTTCATCGGGGCCGGGGCGCACCTGGCGTACTGGTACACGCGCCACGGGCCCGTCAACTGGGTCTACTACACGCCCGAGCGCCTCGAAAATGCGAAAAAAGACGGCAAATTCATCGTCCTCGAGTTCACCGCGCAGTGGTGTCTGAATTGTCACGCCCTCGAGCATGCCGTGCTGTTCGATCCGCGCGTCACGGCGGCGCTCAACAGCAATAAGGTCGTGCCCATCAAGGTTGACCTGACGGGCGACGACAACGGCCCCGGCAACGCCCTGCTCACGCAACAGGGCCGCCGGTCGATCCCGCTGCTCGTCATCTACGCGCCCGACGGCAAGGTCGTCTTCGAGTCCGATGCGTACACGGTCAGTCAGGTGCTCGAAGCGCTCAAGTGA